In Atribacterota bacterium, the following proteins share a genomic window:
- a CDS encoding radical SAM protein, which yields METLAKKTCAICGRTSITISSLLSVCRDCIDGNFAQAWPFIQAAHRTVLKSFHQSVIPSGGKTACTLCVRRCGKKGRSFCGLVQDGKRWAGTARKGLCTFYHDPLPTNCVASFVCSERGHRGYENLAIFYGGCNLNCLFCQNWHHRNLREEPYFYSVEELVKTVHNRVACICFFGGDPIPQIGHALALARKVQGKVRICWETNGAAHPEILREMFVVSRESGGILKFDLKAMSDTVHRALTGISNSLTLSNFAWAAQEALQFSQVTVVASTLLVPEYVNEEEVERVATFIASLNPEIPYILLGFAPNFFLEDLPPTSVRHAEGALRRAKECGLRRVFLANRFLLSRAY from the coding sequence TTTAGCTAAAAAAACCTGTGCCATCTGTGGGCGAACTTCGATTACGATTTCTTCTCTGCTTTCGGTTTGTCGGGACTGCATCGACGGGAATTTTGCCCAGGCCTGGCCATTCATTCAGGCTGCCCATCGTACCGTTTTGAAATCGTTCCATCAATCGGTTATTCCTTCGGGGGGTAAAACGGCCTGCACCCTCTGTGTACGCCGTTGCGGAAAAAAGGGGAGAAGTTTCTGTGGTCTGGTACAAGATGGAAAACGATGGGCAGGAACGGCACGGAAGGGACTGTGCACGTTTTACCATGACCCTCTTCCCACCAATTGTGTTGCTTCTTTCGTATGTTCTGAACGAGGGCATCGAGGATACGAGAATCTGGCCATTTTTTACGGGGGATGTAATTTGAATTGCCTCTTCTGTCAAAATTGGCATCACCGTAATCTCCGGGAAGAGCCGTATTTTTATAGCGTGGAGGAATTGGTGAAAACTGTTCATAACCGGGTAGCCTGTATTTGCTTTTTTGGTGGTGACCCCATTCCCCAGATTGGGCACGCCCTGGCCTTAGCGCGGAAAGTTCAGGGAAAAGTCCGGATATGTTGGGAAACAAACGGTGCCGCACATCCAGAAATCCTCAGAGAGATGTTTGTGGTATCCCGTGAGAGCGGAGGGATCCTCAAATTTGATCTCAAAGCAATGAGCGATACAGTTCACCGTGCTCTCACCGGGATATCGAATTCGCTTACCCTATCAAACTTCGCCTGGGCAGCCCAAGAAGCACTCCAATTTTCCCAGGTTACCGTGGTAGCGAGTACCCTCCTCGTTCCCGAGTACGTCAACGAGGAAGAGGTGGAACGCGTCGCCACTTTTATCGCTTCCTTGAACCCCGAAATTCCTTATATCCTCCTCGGATTTGCCCCCAATTTTTTTCTGGAAGACCTTCCTCCCACTTCGGTCCGACATGCCGAAGGCGCATTGCGACGTGCAAAAGAGTGTGGCCTGCGGCGCGTCTTTCTTGCCAACCGGTTTTTACTCTCCCGGGCGTATTGA
- a CDS encoding 4Fe-4S dicluster domain-containing protein: MPRIKIIEIEEAKCNGCGQCVLACHEGVLSLHEGKAKVLKEALCDGLGSCIPACPKGAIRIKEKEVTLYQHPEPPKDLKWPVQLRLISPLHRFSQKDLVIASDCTAFTAPSFHEILNHRRVLIGCPKFDDREHTARVLQTILQNQSFDSVEVMLMEVPCCSGLRALVEGALQATGKLIPLTCTVFGVGGTIKKRESIRPGE; the protein is encoded by the coding sequence ATGCCACGAATCAAAATCATCGAAATTGAAGAGGCAAAATGTAACGGTTGTGGTCAGTGTGTGCTCGCTTGCCATGAAGGGGTGCTTTCTCTCCATGAAGGGAAAGCCAAAGTGTTGAAGGAAGCCCTCTGTGACGGTTTGGGAAGCTGTATTCCGGCCTGCCCGAAGGGAGCAATTCGAATCAAAGAGAAAGAGGTCACCCTATACCAGCACCCCGAGCCCCCGAAAGACCTGAAGTGGCCAGTACAACTTCGGCTCATCTCTCCTCTACACCGCTTTTCTCAGAAAGATTTGGTCATTGCTTCCGACTGTACGGCCTTTACCGCACCCTCCTTCCATGAAATCCTCAATCACCGGAGAGTGCTCATTGGCTGTCCCAAATTTGACGACCGGGAACACACCGCACGGGTCTTACAGACCATCCTCCAAAACCAATCCTTCGATTCTGTAGAAGTGATGCTCATGGAAGTACCCTGTTGCTCAGGACTGCGCGCACTGGTGGAAGGTGCCCTACAGGCTACAGGAAAACTAATCCCCCTTACCTGTACGGTCTTCGGTGTGGGAGGAACCATCAAAAAAAGGGAATCAATACGCCCGGGAGAGTAA